The sequence below is a genomic window from Gammaproteobacteria bacterium.
CTACGCTGGTCGCATGATGGCCGACGCGCCGTTAGCTTTTTTTATTACGCTTGCTTTTGTCCTGTTCATATTGGGAGAGGACCGGGGAAAAAAATCTGGGGCGTATTTTGGCGCTGGTGTGGCGTTGGGCTTTGCATACTGGATCAAGTCCAGCGTTGCCATCCTTACGGTACCGGTATTTCTGGCCTATGCGGTGTTACGTCGTCGCTGGGTAAATCAATGGTTGTGGGCGATAGCGGGTGGGTTTCTCATGTTGGCGCTGAATATGGCACTGATGTGGGTGTTGTCCGGTGATCCTCTGCACGTCTTCACGGTTGATAGTGGCGCGGTGCAAAAGGTTATAGACAACAGCGCCAAGGTGTATACGCCAACCTACTATTTCCAGTACTTGTTTGTAAATGTTCAGCATACCTGGCTGTTGGGTATTCTGTTTGTTTGGGGCGGGTGGCGCTACTGGAGCAACAAAACCGATAGTTCATGGGGATGTGGTGATACGTTGCTGCTATGGGTATTGGGGTTGTTGGCGATGTTGTCTTTCACGGTCGTTTCAATTTCTCCTTTCGCTTGGATTTTCAAGCAGACCAACTATATGCTTATTTTCTCCGCCCCAATGGCTGTTTTGGCCGCTTATGGCTTGGCACAGCTGAATAAAACCGCATTGGTGACTGTTTTGTTGCTATATGTCGGAGGTGGCATTGTCCTGTCTGCTTTGGAGCAGCAAGCAGTGAGGGCTTTTTCGTCAAATAGCAAAGCCACGGTGGAATTTTCCAAGGGTAAAGATGTTCCAGTCTACGCTTCAAGCCACGCGGTGGTGATATCGGAAGCAGAATCTCAGTTTTCCGGGGAGTGGCCGGTTCGGCGCTCACTTGTGCGCATCTCTGAACTTGCACAGGACTGGTCGGCAGCGGTGAACTGGAAAGGGGCATATGTAGTACTTGATCAGGAAACAATGGATTGGGGTGGAAGAAATCCAAAGATCGATGTTTCCCGGGTGCCGCGATGTTGGGTTGGTGAAGGTGTGCTGTCTCCGGTGGGGTTTGGAGTAGGGAAGCAAGTTCTGCTGTTCTTGGATTCGGTTGCCGACGTGATACTGCCGGCATCGCTGATGCAGGCCGTTACCGGTCGTATGCAGAGTTTGCTAGCGCCAAAGCCGGCCTACGTGTTTCGGGTTCCGAAAAGTTGTGGCTTCGATGCGTCGTGGGCGAATACTGTTGCTGAGTAAGTCAGGTGCTCGGTGAGAGGCAGCTTCGACGTGTTTTAAGGGAGAGTTGTGGTTTAACTGATTTCCGTGGCTGATATAGGTTTGAAAACATTGTCCGAATTTCAGACGTCAACGTGCACGTCAGTTGAGAATACTACTAGTTCATCAATTTAGATCGTCTGGTTAATGT
It includes:
- a CDS encoding phospholipid carrier-dependent glycosyltransferase codes for the protein MNMTGSSGFSSIADSPCRWVSMDTVALILLIGAAAVVRMIFYTGFFGSDEVVYNAQALALLHGDWQASDYIGAVRYGINLPVAAFLALFGVNELSANLWSLLCSLGEVILVYVLARRFWGWKVGIYAAVLLAFLPLHVHYAGRMMADAPLAFFITLAFVLFILGEDRGKKSGAYFGAGVALGFAYWIKSSVAILTVPVFLAYAVLRRRWVNQWLWAIAGGFLMLALNMALMWVLSGDPLHVFTVDSGAVQKVIDNSAKVYTPTYYFQYLFVNVQHTWLLGILFVWGGWRYWSNKTDSSWGCGDTLLLWVLGLLAMLSFTVVSISPFAWIFKQTNYMLIFSAPMAVLAAYGLAQLNKTALVTVLLLYVGGGIVLSALEQQAVRAFSSNSKATVEFSKGKDVPVYASSHAVVISEAESQFSGEWPVRRSLVRISELAQDWSAAVNWKGAYVVLDQETMDWGGRNPKIDVSRVPRCWVGEGVLSPVGFGVGKQVLLFLDSVADVILPASLMQAVTGRMQSLLAPKPAYVFRVPKSCGFDASWANTVAE